From Streptomyces qinzhouensis, one genomic window encodes:
- a CDS encoding transcriptional regulator codes for MDIDEHPLAYLLHQQGWSASDYLVRLGAVHQRLGYGPIARDRKRVTRWTRGGVTPDLHAQKAMAALHGIPEQEITARPWPEWLKLACVHDRQFLSAEWTLTATIELLDRVATTGGTMDRRGFLVVTGITPVLAGAATAQPAAARAHGRRVGADTPELFEQSLAILRRQDDVLGSGQVHASARAQLRLIVTTLRTTSYTEEIGRRLHGVAAEAARICAWTAYDSGRRGLAEEYYLVGLRAAASSGDQVVTANILAFWAMLRYATGDPRGASALVADALGRAERIGSPAMNAMLYARLARAHARAGDHRASDRAVNAAFDAYDRARDCASEEEPDCVYWLNLGELHMQAGSCELDLGRPGGALRHFTAASAGLRAFDAYREEDFPRSTAIFLAREAEARMALGDLDGAVDSARRSLDHLGDLSSARGTSSLTDLRARFAGHRAVPVVRDFLAQTA; via the coding sequence GTGGACATCGATGAACACCCACTGGCCTACCTGCTGCACCAGCAGGGCTGGTCGGCGAGCGACTACCTCGTGCGCTTAGGAGCGGTACACCAACGGCTCGGCTACGGGCCGATCGCCCGGGACCGTAAGCGCGTCACGCGCTGGACCCGGGGTGGTGTCACCCCCGACCTGCACGCACAGAAGGCCATGGCCGCCTTGCACGGAATCCCCGAGCAGGAGATCACGGCGCGCCCATGGCCCGAGTGGCTGAAGCTCGCTTGCGTCCACGACCGGCAGTTTCTCTCCGCCGAATGGACCCTCACCGCCACGATCGAACTACTGGACCGCGTCGCAACCACAGGAGGGACCATGGACCGCAGGGGATTCCTTGTCGTCACGGGGATAACCCCGGTGCTGGCCGGGGCCGCCACCGCCCAACCGGCCGCGGCTCGCGCCCATGGTCGCCGCGTCGGTGCCGATACTCCTGAACTGTTCGAGCAGTCCCTGGCGATCCTTCGGCGCCAGGACGACGTCCTCGGCTCCGGGCAGGTCCACGCGTCCGCCCGCGCCCAACTCCGGCTAATCGTCACGACGCTGAGGACCACCTCGTACACCGAGGAGATCGGTCGACGTCTGCACGGAGTCGCTGCCGAGGCCGCCAGGATCTGCGCCTGGACGGCGTACGACTCCGGCCGCCGGGGCCTCGCCGAGGAGTACTACCTCGTCGGCCTTCGTGCCGCGGCATCCTCCGGCGACCAGGTCGTCACCGCCAACATCCTCGCTTTCTGGGCCATGCTGCGGTACGCCACGGGAGACCCTCGTGGCGCCTCTGCCCTGGTGGCCGACGCCCTCGGACGGGCGGAGCGAATCGGGTCACCCGCGATGAACGCGATGCTGTACGCCCGGCTCGCCAGGGCCCATGCCCGCGCCGGCGATCACCGCGCCTCGGACCGGGCCGTCAACGCGGCGTTCGACGCCTACGACAGGGCTCGAGACTGCGCCTCCGAGGAGGAGCCGGACTGCGTCTACTGGCTCAACCTCGGTGAACTGCATATGCAGGCGGGGTCCTGTGAACTCGACCTCGGCCGGCCGGGCGGAGCACTTCGTCACTTCACCGCCGCATCAGCCGGTTTGCGGGCCTTCGACGCGTATCGCGAGGAGGACTTCCCCCGCTCCACCGCGATCTTTCTGGCCCGGGAGGCCGAGGCTCGGATGGCACTGGGTGACCTCGACGGCGCGGTCGACAGCGCCCGCCGATCCCTCGACCACCTCGGGGATCTCTCCTCCGCCCGTGGCACCTCCAGCCTCACCGACCTCCGCGCCCGGTTCGCCGGCCACCGTGCCGTGCCCGTCGTTCGGGACTTCCTTGCGCAGACCGCCTGA
- a CDS encoding response regulator transcription factor has protein sequence MRIVVAEDSTLLREGLVRLLAEEGHEVVAAVGDGEALLAAVAAGPPDVVVADVRMPPTHTDEGLRAALEIRRRWPGVGVLVLSQYVERRYAGELLSGESRGVGYLLKDRVVDIDEFLDALDRVGRGRAAFDPEVVRRLMARSSRTDPLAGLTARERDVLAEMAQGHANGAIAERLYVSQSAVEKHINAIFDKLELPRASGYSRRVMAVLRYLGT, from the coding sequence GTGCGCATAGTCGTCGCCGAGGATTCGACCCTGCTGAGGGAGGGGCTCGTCCGGCTGCTGGCCGAGGAGGGGCACGAGGTGGTCGCGGCCGTCGGTGACGGTGAGGCACTGCTCGCCGCGGTCGCCGCCGGGCCGCCCGATGTGGTCGTCGCCGATGTCCGGATGCCCCCGACGCACACCGACGAGGGCCTGCGGGCCGCGCTGGAGATCCGCCGCCGCTGGCCCGGGGTGGGCGTCCTGGTGCTCTCGCAGTACGTGGAGCGGAGATACGCCGGTGAACTGCTCAGCGGGGAGTCCCGGGGCGTGGGCTATCTGCTGAAGGACCGGGTCGTCGACATCGACGAGTTCCTCGACGCGCTGGACCGGGTGGGGCGGGGGCGGGCGGCCTTCGACCCGGAGGTCGTCCGGCGGCTGATGGCCCGCAGCAGCAGAACCGACCCGCTCGCCGGGCTGACGGCCAGGGAGCGGGACGTTCTGGCGGAGATGGCGCAGGGGCACGCCAACGGGGCGATCGCGGAGCGGCTGTACGTATCGCAGAGCGCGGTCGAGAAGCACATCAACGCGATCTTCGACAAGCTGGAGCTGCCACGGGCATCGGGCTACTCACGGCGGGTGATGGCGGTCCTGCGCTACCTCGGGACCTGA
- a CDS encoding DedA family protein, giving the protein MLESLGPLVGSPWIYAVVAISVLLDVFLPVLPSGVLVITVATAAAAGTTTVADQVPREVPSLLILILCAATASVLGDLVAYRLARRGGDRFDRAIARSRRLTKAQARLGSTLARGGGALVVIARFAPAGRSVVSLGAGAARRRARDFLPWSALAGVIWAGYSVGLGYFGGQWLGASWVGAAVSVLALFGAGALAAYVMRRRPAPQPATESV; this is encoded by the coding sequence TCGGCAGCCCTTGGATCTATGCCGTCGTGGCCATCTCCGTGCTGCTCGACGTCTTTCTGCCGGTCCTGCCCAGCGGTGTCCTGGTGATCACCGTGGCGACGGCCGCGGCCGCGGGCACCACCACCGTCGCGGACCAGGTTCCGCGCGAGGTGCCCTCCCTGCTGATCCTGATCCTCTGCGCGGCCACCGCGTCCGTACTCGGTGATCTGGTCGCCTACCGGCTGGCCCGGCGCGGCGGAGACCGCTTCGACCGCGCGATCGCCCGCTCCCGCAGGCTCACCAAGGCCCAGGCGCGGCTCGGCTCCACCCTCGCCCGGGGCGGCGGCGCCCTGGTGGTCATCGCCCGCTTCGCCCCGGCCGGCCGCTCCGTCGTCTCCCTGGGGGCGGGTGCCGCCCGCCGCCGGGCCCGGGACTTCCTCCCCTGGTCGGCGCTGGCGGGCGTGATCTGGGCGGGCTACAGCGTCGGCCTCGGTTACTTCGGCGGCCAGTGGCTGGGCGCGAGCTGGGTAGGCGCCGCGGTTTCGGTCCTCGCCCTGTTCGGCGCGGGGGCCCTGGCGGCATACGTGATGCGCCGCCGCCCGGCTCCCCAGCCGGCCACCGAATCGGTCTGA
- a CDS encoding GNAT family N-acetyltransferase, producing the protein MNAALEVQRFNHDDLPQIRQTLIDVHADAYADAMDNDFNQRFPWFVDHWGSNPDFACVIAFDGDTAAGFAYGAPAAPYREWWREHLNPTPKRDRTFAYSELAVRANYRKTGTAEALSRKLLSDRDEDLAVLLVDTEHPRVQALYESWGFRKVGQRQPFPDSPVYAVMLAELPLR; encoded by the coding sequence TTGAATGCCGCCCTGGAGGTACAGCGCTTCAACCACGACGACCTCCCACAGATCCGCCAGACGCTGATAGACGTCCACGCAGATGCCTATGCAGACGCGATGGACAATGATTTCAACCAGCGCTTTCCCTGGTTCGTCGACCACTGGGGCAGCAATCCGGACTTCGCCTGCGTGATCGCCTTCGACGGCGACACCGCAGCAGGGTTTGCGTACGGAGCACCGGCTGCGCCATACCGCGAGTGGTGGCGCGAGCACCTCAACCCAACCCCGAAGCGCGACCGGACCTTCGCGTACTCCGAACTCGCCGTCCGCGCGAATTACCGAAAGACGGGGACGGCCGAAGCGCTGTCCCGAAAACTCCTGAGCGACCGGGACGAAGACCTCGCCGTCCTCCTGGTCGACACCGAGCACCCCCGGGTCCAGGCACTGTACGAGTCCTGGGGCTTCCGGAAGGTAGGGCAGCGTCAACCCTTCCCCGACTCTCCGGTCTACGCAGTGATGCTCGCCGAACTCCCGTTGAGGTAG
- a CDS encoding DUF2277 domain-containing protein produces MCRSIKTLRPPVLPEEATEDDIRAAALQYVRKVSGFRAPAAHNREVFDRAVDEIAEATARLLDGLEIKGGGRRAAESAE; encoded by the coding sequence ATGTGCCGCAGCATCAAGACTCTTCGCCCGCCCGTCCTGCCCGAGGAGGCCACGGAGGACGATATCCGTGCCGCCGCCCTCCAGTACGTACGGAAGGTGTCCGGCTTCCGGGCGCCCGCCGCCCATAACCGCGAGGTGTTCGATCGCGCCGTCGACGAGATAGCCGAGGCGACCGCCCGGCTGTTGGATGGTTTGGAGATCAAGGGGGGAGGGCGCAGGGCGGCGGAGAGTGCGGAGTAG
- a CDS encoding DUF4383 domain-containing protein, whose protein sequence is MAAHVLPHRTRQPQNRPRTTLDEHLPVDHRLSRVYRIGAGVMGAFLLAFGILGLIDKIGFFNTHGATVIGLNTNGALSVLSICVGALLLFGMFKGGNFASTLNMVLGILFIASGFINLALLDTSFNPFAFKIQNVLFSFVVGLLLMFFGMYGRVSSTLPHDNPYWKARHPQEAEDEARAARARGSAVSTGAHEGGGGA, encoded by the coding sequence ATGGCCGCACACGTACTGCCCCACCGGACCCGGCAGCCGCAGAATCGCCCGCGCACCACACTCGACGAGCATCTGCCCGTCGATCACCGCCTCAGCCGGGTCTACCGGATCGGCGCGGGGGTGATGGGCGCGTTCCTGCTCGCCTTCGGCATCCTGGGACTGATCGACAAGATCGGCTTCTTCAACACCCACGGCGCCACCGTCATCGGCCTGAACACCAACGGCGCCCTCAGCGTGCTGTCGATCTGTGTCGGCGCGCTGCTGCTCTTCGGGATGTTCAAGGGCGGCAACTTCGCCTCGACCCTGAATATGGTTCTCGGCATCCTCTTCATCGCCAGCGGCTTCATCAATCTCGCGCTGCTGGACACCAGCTTCAACCCCTTCGCGTTCAAGATTCAGAACGTGCTGTTCAGCTTTGTGGTCGGGCTGCTGCTGATGTTCTTCGGAATGTACGGACGGGTCAGCTCGACCCTGCCGCACGACAATCCGTACTGGAAGGCCCGCCATCCCCAGGAGGCCGAGGACGAGGCCCGGGCCGCGCGGGCCCGTGGATCGGCGGTTTCCACCGGGGCGCACGAAGGCGGGGGCGGCGCGTAG
- a CDS encoding DUF4097 family beta strand repeat-containing protein, translating into MDGRAARGIVAIGVGGALVFGAVGCGAADAEGAPVERKSFAVVGKELVVDVDDSDVTLVPGDGDEVKVTRQVDGWAVVGGGPDPQWRMEDGKLILRTNCNGFVGDCDSRHTVEVPKGVAVTVKHDNGKVNASAFGTPLKISSDNGDVTVRGTTGDLRLSTENGEVRAEDVSAGEVNVKSDNGDVKIRMKTAAEKLEAVTDNGGVVVELPPAGAPYAVNSNADNGSRKIRLSDAEQDDSSPRKVRVESENGDVTVRLKG; encoded by the coding sequence ATGGACGGCCGTGCCGCCCGGGGAATCGTGGCGATCGGGGTGGGGGGTGCGCTGGTGTTCGGGGCTGTGGGGTGCGGGGCCGCCGATGCGGAGGGGGCTCCTGTGGAGCGGAAGTCCTTCGCCGTCGTCGGGAAGGAGCTGGTCGTCGATGTGGACGACTCGGATGTCACGCTCGTGCCCGGGGACGGCGACGAGGTGAAGGTCACCCGGCAGGTGGACGGCTGGGCGGTGGTGGGCGGCGGGCCCGATCCGCAGTGGCGGATGGAGGACGGGAAGCTGATCCTGCGTACCAATTGCAACGGATTCGTCGGAGACTGCGACTCCCGGCACACCGTGGAGGTGCCCAAGGGGGTCGCCGTCACCGTGAAGCACGACAACGGGAAGGTGAACGCGTCCGCGTTCGGCACGCCTCTCAAGATCTCCTCGGACAACGGGGACGTGACCGTCCGGGGCACCACCGGCGATCTGCGGCTCAGTACCGAGAACGGGGAGGTGCGCGCGGAGGACGTCAGCGCCGGGGAGGTGAACGTCAAGAGCGACAACGGCGATGTGAAGATACGGATGAAGACGGCCGCCGAGAAGCTGGAGGCGGTCACCGACAACGGGGGCGTCGTGGTGGAGCTGCCGCCCGCCGGGGCCCCGTACGCCGTCAACTCGAACGCCGACAACGGGTCGCGGAAGATACGTCTGTCCGACGCCGAGCAGGACGACAGCAGTCCGCGCAAGGTGCGGGTGGAGAGCGAGAACGGTGATGTGACCGTACGGCTGAAGGGGTAA
- a CDS encoding phosphatidylinositol-specific phospholipase C domain-containing protein, with protein METPTPTVTRAPGIRFWMAAFGDTTRLEHLTIPGTRHSAACFGPPWAVCQDTTVEQQLNSGIRYLDLRCRAHNGAFTLHHGEVFQNIVLGEVLGDCWDFLRAHPSETVLMRIGQEYSAESDDAFRSLFDRYHRDWRALLLVGDGIPALGEARGRVVVLGDHDGLPGVRYGDPALFDLRERAGPLRPVDEYPGRLTVTCTGAVGEGSVPRDIAAGVNRALLAQVGSAAGSRPGLGIVAMDFPESEPGLVRALVEQNGGGDIGEAAGGPGPGA; from the coding sequence ATGGAAACCCCGACCCCGACCGTCACCCGGGCTCCGGGGATCCGCTTCTGGATGGCCGCCTTCGGCGACACGACCCGGCTGGAACACCTCACGATCCCCGGTACTCGCCACTCCGCCGCCTGCTTCGGGCCGCCGTGGGCCGTCTGTCAGGACACCACCGTCGAGCAGCAACTGAACAGCGGCATCCGCTACCTGGATCTCCGCTGCCGTGCCCACAACGGCGCCTTCACCCTGCATCACGGCGAGGTTTTCCAGAACATCGTCCTCGGCGAGGTCCTCGGTGACTGCTGGGACTTTCTGCGCGCTCATCCCTCGGAGACCGTACTGATGCGTATCGGCCAGGAGTACTCGGCCGAGAGCGACGACGCCTTCCGGAGCCTCTTCGACCGCTACCACCGGGACTGGCGCGCCCTCCTCCTGGTCGGCGACGGGATCCCGGCGCTGGGGGAGGCACGGGGCCGGGTCGTCGTGCTCGGCGATCACGACGGGCTCCCGGGAGTGCGGTACGGCGACCCCGCGCTCTTCGACCTCCGGGAGAGGGCCGGCCCGCTCCGCCCGGTCGATGAGTACCCGGGGAGGCTCACCGTCACCTGTACCGGAGCGGTGGGGGAGGGATCCGTGCCGCGTGATATCGCCGCCGGTGTCAATCGGGCGCTGCTCGCCCAGGTGGGATCCGCCGCCGGGTCCCGGCCCGGCCTCGGCATCGTCGCCATGGACTTCCCCGAATCGGAGCCGGGGCTCGTCCGCGCCCTCGTCGAACAGAACGGCGGCGGTGATATCGGGGAAGCGGCCGGGGGCCCGGGGCCGGGCGCGTAG
- a CDS encoding FmdB family zinc ribbon protein yields the protein MPRYEFRCRTCDDTFEVDRPMARSGEPASCPDGHDDTVKLLSAVAVGGTAAGAPAPSGGGGGGCCGGGRCG from the coding sequence ATGCCCCGATACGAGTTCCGCTGCCGCACCTGTGACGACACCTTCGAGGTCGACCGGCCGATGGCCCGCTCCGGTGAGCCCGCGAGCTGCCCCGACGGGCACGACGACACGGTCAAGCTGCTCTCCGCCGTCGCCGTCGGCGGTACGGCCGCCGGTGCGCCGGCCCCCTCGGGCGGCGGGGGCGGGGGCTGCTGCGGTGGCGGCCGCTGCGGCTGA
- a CDS encoding protein-tyrosine phosphatase family protein, with protein sequence MGVWEPGTPGVLELPSGRLVRGRGLRRALPEGPEPEYGVYLLAKEPPAVGWESDWLRWPDFRLPADRSQAERMLRRTLERCGGERVEVACGGGRGRTGTALACLAVLDGVPAGEAVAYVRRVYDRHAVETPWQKRYVRGFGPGE encoded by the coding sequence ATGGGTGTCTGGGAACCGGGTACTCCGGGGGTGCTGGAACTGCCGTCCGGGCGGCTCGTCCGGGGGCGGGGGCTGCGCCGGGCGCTGCCCGAAGGGCCCGAGCCGGAGTACGGGGTCTATCTGCTGGCGAAGGAGCCGCCCGCCGTCGGATGGGAGAGCGACTGGCTGCGCTGGCCGGACTTCCGGCTGCCCGCCGACCGGTCGCAGGCGGAGCGGATGCTGCGCCGGACGCTGGAGCGGTGCGGCGGCGAACGGGTCGAGGTCGCGTGCGGTGGCGGGCGGGGGCGTACCGGAACCGCGCTGGCCTGCCTCGCCGTGCTCGACGGAGTCCCGGCGGGCGAGGCGGTGGCGTACGTCCGGCGGGTATACGACCGGCACGCTGTGGAGACGCCCTGGCAGAAGCGGTACGTGCGCGGCTTCGGGCCGGGGGAGTAG